In Nicotiana tabacum cultivar K326 chromosome 2, ASM71507v2, whole genome shotgun sequence, the following proteins share a genomic window:
- the LOC142167859 gene encoding uncharacterized protein LOC142167859 yields the protein MENEEVQGKVDTKKATYLKLVESTDEEDRKIYRECYKKAKKEAKLVVTAAKTAAFERLYEELGGKSEDKKLFPLAKVRERKAQDLDQVKYIKDVYGKVLIDEAHIKRRWQAYFHKLLNEEGNRSIVLGELEHSESQRDFGYYRHIKAEEVERAMHKMSRGRATGPDKILEECGPSWLGVAY from the exons ATGGAG AATGAAGAGGTGCAAGGTAAGGTGGACACTAAGAAAGCGACTTATTTGAAACTCGTGGAGAGTACAGACGAGGAGGATAGAAAGATATATCgggagtgttataagaaggcAAAGAAAGAGGCGAAGTTAGTAGTTACGGCGGCCAAGACTGCGGCGTTTGAACGTCTGTACGAGGAACTTGGGGGCAAGAGCGAGGACAAGAAGCTATTCCCGTTGGCCAAAGTGAGGGAGAGAAAGGCCCAagacttggaccaagtgaagtacATCAAAGACGTGTATGGCAAAGTATTGATAGACGAGGCACATATTAAACGAAGATGGCAAGCATACTTCCATAAATTATTGAACGAGGAGGGGAACAGAAGCATTGTGCTGGGTGAGTTGGAGCACTCCGAGAGTCAGCGTGATTTTGGATATTATAGGCATATTAAGGCAGAAGAGGTGGAGAGGGCGATGCACAAGATGAGCAGGGGCAGAGCGACGGGACCAGACAAAATTCTGGAAGAATGCGGGCCGAGCTGGCTTGGAGTGGCTTATTGa